One segment of Polaribacter huanghezhanensis DNA contains the following:
- a CDS encoding helix-turn-helix domain-containing protein, whose product MSKNQELELALDFIEKTDRNLFITGKAGTGKTTFLHQIKNESLKRMVVVAPTGVAAINAKGVTIHSFFQMPFGPILPNQIANTSNQQRKFSRTKIDIIKSLDLIIIDEISMVRADLLDGIDQVMRRYKNRNKVFGGAQVLMIGDLQQLAPVVKPNEWSLLQQHYKTVYFFSSKAYQEANVVSIELKHIYRQKNEDFIKILNEIRNDVLSDESAQTLNERYNPTFSPKKDAGFITLTTHNNRANAINNLELEKLKTKTFFFKADVSGKFNENSFPNDEKLALKVGAQVMFIKNDSSQEKRYYNGKIGIVTDISKETVTVQCANETDEIVTEKETWENINYAINEETKEIKEDITGSFSQIPLRLAWAITIHKSQGLTFEKAIIDAEASFAHGQTYVALSRCTSLEGIVLKTKISSNAIINDEKVGSFNKSVEENHPDEKILIASEKQFQLNLISELFDYQRFLYPTTRLIDIFYKNRTSIKGEVIEHLQMIKDNGIVSLMKIANGFKIQLKTVSEEAILPENSSLIQERFTKAVDYFLTQTIKNIVQPLSKISFSSDNKAVKKDFEKQFDSLQEVLTEKVFALKKMTEGFKTKAYLQVRANAVLQNVEKPKKKKVASKRDPIIALKLRELRDAIAKAENIPHFQIFTQETLYLLCDELPRTEKELLKINGMGKIRVQKYGEEILELITNYCKENGINHLNQQKREDKKPTKQISFELFKSGLSVKEIAKERSLTSGTVESHLASYIPSGEIDILELIALKRYKKIIKAIEETEFKNLTELKEKVHKSFTFMELRMVLLSLES is encoded by the coding sequence ATGTCAAAAAATCAAGAATTAGAACTTGCTTTAGATTTTATAGAAAAGACAGATCGAAATTTATTTATCACTGGAAAAGCAGGAACAGGGAAAACTACTTTTTTACATCAAATTAAAAACGAATCTTTAAAAAGAATGGTGGTGGTTGCACCAACGGGTGTTGCAGCAATCAATGCAAAAGGCGTTACTATTCATTCGTTTTTTCAAATGCCTTTTGGTCCAATTTTACCAAATCAAATTGCAAATACGTCTAATCAACAGCGTAAATTTTCTAGAACAAAAATTGATATTATCAAATCGTTAGATTTAATAATTATTGATGAAATAAGTATGGTTAGAGCCGATTTGTTAGACGGAATTGACCAAGTAATGCGTCGCTATAAAAACCGAAATAAAGTGTTTGGTGGCGCGCAAGTTTTAATGATTGGAGACTTACAACAATTGGCGCCAGTTGTAAAACCAAACGAATGGAGTTTGCTACAACAGCATTATAAAACAGTTTATTTTTTTAGCTCAAAAGCCTATCAAGAAGCCAATGTGGTTTCTATAGAATTGAAACATATTTACCGTCAAAAAAACGAAGATTTCATCAAAATTTTAAATGAAATCAGAAATGATGTATTGTCTGATGAATCAGCACAGACATTAAACGAACGTTACAATCCAACTTTTTCTCCGAAAAAAGACGCTGGATTTATCACCTTAACAACGCATAATAACAGAGCAAATGCCATCAACAATTTAGAACTTGAAAAGTTGAAAACAAAAACTTTTTTTTTTAAAGCCGATGTTTCTGGAAAATTCAACGAAAATTCTTTTCCGAATGATGAAAAACTAGCATTAAAAGTTGGTGCACAAGTAATGTTTATCAAAAACGATTCCTCGCAAGAAAAAAGATATTACAACGGAAAAATTGGAATTGTTACAGACATTTCTAAAGAAACCGTTACGGTGCAATGCGCCAACGAAACAGATGAAATTGTTACCGAAAAAGAAACTTGGGAAAACATCAATTATGCCATCAACGAAGAAACCAAAGAAATAAAAGAAGACATTACAGGTTCGTTTTCTCAAATTCCGTTGCGTTTGGCTTGGGCAATAACCATCCATAAAAGTCAAGGTTTAACATTTGAAAAAGCAATTATTGACGCTGAAGCCTCTTTTGCACACGGACAAACCTATGTTGCGCTAAGTAGATGTACTTCGTTGGAAGGAATTGTGCTGAAAACAAAAATTAGCAGCAACGCAATTATCAATGATGAAAAAGTAGGTTCGTTTAATAAAAGCGTGGAAGAAAATCATCCTGATGAAAAAATATTAATCGCCTCTGAAAAACAATTTCAGCTCAATTTGATTTCAGAACTTTTTGATTATCAACGATTTTTATATCCAACTACTCGATTGATTGACATTTTTTATAAAAATAGAACCAGCATAAAAGGTGAAGTAATTGAGCATCTACAAATGATAAAAGACAATGGAATTGTATCGTTGATGAAAATTGCAAACGGGTTTAAAATTCAGTTAAAAACCGTTTCAGAAGAAGCAATTTTACCAGAAAACAGTTCTTTAATTCAAGAACGATTTACAAAAGCAGTTGATTACTTTTTAACACAAACCATTAAAAATATTGTGCAACCGTTGTCAAAAATTTCTTTTTCTTCTGATAACAAAGCAGTAAAAAAAGATTTTGAAAAACAGTTTGATTCGCTACAAGAAGTACTCACCGAAAAAGTATTCGCTCTTAAAAAAATGACAGAGGGTTTTAAAACGAAAGCGTATTTACAAGTTAGAGCAAACGCAGTTTTACAAAATGTTGAAAAACCAAAAAAGAAAAAAGTTGCTTCTAAAAGAGACCCAATTATTGCGTTAAAATTACGAGAATTGAGAGATGCTATTGCCAAAGCAGAAAACATTCCGCATTTTCAGATTTTCACCCAAGAAACCTTATACTTGCTCTGTGATGAACTTCCTAGAACTGAAAAAGAATTGTTGAAAATAAACGGAATGGGGAAAATTCGTGTTCAAAAATATGGCGAAGAAATTTTAGAATTAATTACAAACTATTGTAAAGAAAACGGAATCAATCATTTAAATCAACAAAAAAGAGAAGATAAAAAACCAACAAAGCAAATTTCTTTTGAATTGTTTAAAAGCGGATTGTCTGTAAAAGAAATTGCCAAAGAACGTAGTTTAACTTCTGGAACCGTTGAAAGTCATTTGGCAAGTTATATTCCGTCTGGAGAAATTGATATTTTAGAATTGATTGCACTAAAACGCTATAAAAAAATTATAAAAGCTATTGAAGAAACTGAGTTTAAAAACTTAACAGAGCTTAAAGAAAAAGTACATAAAAGTTTTACTTTTATGGAGTTGAGAATGGTTTTGTTGTCTTTAGAATCTTAA
- a CDS encoding OprO/OprP family phosphate-selective porin, protein MLSKNYLFFIFLLIHFVVFSQEKSKNSFGFKWDKGFKIESADKQFKLKFGGRMMIDYAFFSQDNNLDIAFNPLTTTSGTELRRARIFTSGTLYGNVDYKFSVDFAGNQTTIKDAYIGLKNISFFGNVRIGHVKEPFRLDVLTSSKYMTFMERSFIDDFMQTRNNGIVFFNDYFDHKVSIQAGYFLNEDNSSDDKAANKGYAITGRITSLLINNIEQKELLHIGFAYTNRKSTSKEYRIESRPEGHLSRLKYISTGPISSVKNINMLNFETAFVKNSFSFQSEYLTAKINTGILIPIDSYTFSTYYGEVSYFLTGESRRFKNSYEGFGRVNPKNNYGKNGSGAWEIALRYSNSDLNDGDIFGGEQTDIVLGLNWYLNPSTRFMLNNVFADVKNKGKVNIFQFRFQIDF, encoded by the coding sequence ATGTTATCTAAAAATTATCTTTTCTTTATTTTTTTGTTAATACATTTTGTTGTGTTTTCACAAGAAAAGAGCAAAAATTCATTCGGATTTAAATGGGATAAAGGCTTTAAAATTGAAAGTGCAGACAAACAATTCAAACTGAAATTTGGAGGAAGAATGATGATAGATTATGCGTTTTTTTCTCAAGACAACAATCTAGATATTGCTTTTAATCCATTAACAACAACTTCTGGAACAGAACTTAGACGTGCAAGAATATTTACTTCAGGAACTTTATATGGCAATGTAGATTATAAATTTTCTGTAGATTTTGCGGGCAATCAAACAACAATAAAAGATGCCTATATCGGCTTAAAAAACATTTCCTTTTTTGGTAATGTAAGAATTGGCCATGTAAAAGAACCTTTTAGATTAGATGTATTAACAAGTAGCAAATACATGACATTTATGGAGCGTTCTTTTATAGATGATTTTATGCAAACAAGAAATAACGGAATTGTTTTTTTTAATGATTATTTTGATCATAAAGTATCTATACAAGCTGGGTATTTTTTAAACGAAGATAATTCTTCTGACGATAAAGCAGCAAATAAAGGCTATGCAATTACTGGTAGAATAACAAGTTTGTTAATCAATAATATAGAACAAAAAGAATTATTACATATTGGATTTGCATATACAAATAGAAAGTCTACATCAAAAGAATATAGAATAGAATCAAGGCCAGAAGGTCATTTAAGCAGACTTAAATATATTTCTACAGGACCAATTAGTAGTGTTAAAAATATAAACATGCTAAATTTTGAAACTGCTTTTGTGAAAAATTCTTTTTCTTTTCAGTCAGAATATTTAACCGCAAAAATTAATACAGGGATTTTAATTCCAATAGATTCTTACACTTTTTCTACTTATTATGGAGAAGTAAGTTATTTTTTAACTGGAGAAAGTAGAAGGTTTAAAAATTCTTATGAAGGATTTGGTCGGGTAAATCCAAAAAACAACTACGGAAAAAACGGTTCTGGCGCATGGGAAATAGCTTTAAGATATTCTAATTCTGATTTAAATGATGGAGATATTTTTGGCGGAGAACAGACCGATATTGTCCTTGGCTTAAACTGGTATTTAAATCCTTCTACACGATTTATGCTAAACAATGTTTTTGCTGATGTAAAAAATAAAGGAAAAGTAAACATTTTTCAATTCCGTTTTCAAATCGATTTTTAA
- a CDS encoding inorganic phosphate transporter, with amino-acid sequence MENPYILMLIALTLLAVIDLVVGVSNDAVNFLNSAIGSKAISVKKILIIASLGVFVGSVTSSGMMEVARKGIFVPSEFYFNEIMYIFMAVMITDILLLDVFNSLGMPTSTTVSIVFELLGAAVAMALIKIYTSDSGETAANLGKYINTETAMFIIFGILLSVVVAFTVGAIVQFFSRLIYSFHIESRPTYISALFGGFAITAITYFIIIKGLKGTPFYKDIKPLIEGNLMWILTIGFVFWSLISQLLIKLFKVNVLKLIIGIGTFSLALAFSGNDLVNFIGVPIAAWNSYEAWQASGVAADAFSMGVLAKKVPSNIWMLLIAGAIMVVTIWTSKKAKTVIETGVNLSRQGEGHEKFQPNSMSRIVVRGAMGLNTGISYLFPKKMLTFIDSKFQKPVIELSKNKSYEMPAFDLIRASVNLIVAGILISIGTSLKLPLSTTYVTFMVAMGASLADRAWGRESAVYRVAGVLNVIGGWFMTAIVAFVASATVAYLINLGGIVMVGVLLLLVFGIIARSYIKLAKKSQEEKKQVYIERAELITINGVIEESSDHISEVASRVNKLYTNVVDDLAKHDLNKLRKTDKHVGKLNDEIDDLKDGVFYFIKSLDETSVQASRFYILVLGYLQDVAQSISYISRASFKHVNNNHKNLKKGQLKDLKEIDNQLTDLLDKVSDVFENRTFDRLDGILIEKQELLNDVSESIEKQVARIRTDETSPKNTTLYFSILLETKDLVGALLNLLQTYQEFHLSTKEIEEL; translated from the coding sequence ATGGAGAACCCATATATTTTAATGCTTATTGCATTAACTCTTTTAGCAGTTATTGACCTTGTTGTTGGTGTAAGTAATGACGCAGTAAATTTTTTAAATTCGGCAATTGGCTCTAAGGCTATTTCGGTTAAGAAAATTTTAATTATTGCCAGTTTAGGAGTTTTTGTAGGTTCAGTTACCTCAAGTGGAATGATGGAAGTTGCCCGAAAAGGGATTTTTGTTCCGAGTGAATTTTACTTTAACGAAATTATGTACATCTTTATGGCTGTAATGATTACAGACATTTTATTACTAGATGTTTTTAACTCGTTAGGAATGCCCACTTCTACAACAGTTTCTATTGTTTTTGAATTGTTAGGAGCAGCAGTTGCAATGGCGTTGATAAAAATTTATACTTCGGATAGTGGAGAAACCGCTGCAAATTTGGGTAAATATATCAATACAGAAACAGCAATGTTTATCATATTTGGTATTCTCCTTTCTGTTGTCGTCGCTTTTACTGTCGGAGCAATTGTTCAATTTTTTTCGAGATTGATTTATTCTTTTCATATAGAAAGCAGACCAACTTATATAAGTGCATTATTTGGTGGATTTGCAATTACAGCAATTACCTATTTTATCATTATTAAAGGATTAAAAGGAACACCATTTTACAAAGATATTAAGCCTTTAATAGAAGGAAATTTGATGTGGATATTGACTATTGGATTTGTGTTTTGGTCTTTGATTTCTCAACTATTAATTAAGCTATTTAAAGTAAATGTTTTAAAATTAATTATTGGAATTGGTACGTTTTCATTAGCCTTAGCGTTTTCTGGAAATGATTTAGTTAACTTTATTGGTGTGCCAATTGCTGCTTGGAATTCTTATGAGGCTTGGCAAGCATCTGGAGTAGCAGCAGATGCTTTTTCTATGGGAGTTTTAGCTAAAAAAGTTCCTTCAAATATTTGGATGTTGTTAATTGCTGGAGCAATAATGGTTGTAACAATTTGGACTTCTAAAAAAGCAAAAACAGTAATAGAAACAGGGGTTAATTTATCTCGTCAAGGAGAAGGTCATGAAAAATTTCAGCCAAATTCTATGTCTAGAATTGTTGTTAGAGGAGCGATGGGATTGAACACAGGAATTAGTTATCTTTTTCCAAAGAAAATGCTAACTTTTATTGATTCTAAATTTCAAAAACCTGTAATCGAATTATCAAAAAATAAATCGTACGAAATGCCAGCTTTTGATTTAATTAGAGCTTCAGTTAACTTAATTGTTGCAGGAATATTAATTTCTATAGGTACTTCTTTAAAACTACCATTATCTACAACATATGTAACTTTTATGGTTGCAATGGGAGCTTCTTTAGCGGATAGAGCATGGGGAAGAGAAAGCGCTGTGTACAGAGTTGCTGGTGTATTAAATGTAATTGGTGGTTGGTTTATGACCGCGATAGTTGCTTTTGTTGCTTCGGCTACTGTAGCATATTTAATCAATTTAGGCGGTATTGTAATGGTTGGTGTATTGCTATTATTGGTTTTCGGAATTATTGCAAGAAGCTATATTAAACTTGCAAAGAAATCTCAAGAAGAAAAGAAACAGGTATACATAGAAAGAGCTGAGTTAATTACTATTAATGGCGTAATTGAAGAAAGCTCAGATCATATTTCAGAAGTTGCTTCTCGTGTAAACAAATTATACACCAATGTTGTTGATGATTTGGCAAAACACGATTTGAATAAATTGCGTAAAACCGATAAACATGTTGGTAAATTAAACGATGAAATAGATGACTTAAAAGACGGAGTATTTTATTTTATTAAATCGTTAGATGAAACATCTGTACAAGCAAGTAGGTTTTATATTTTAGTATTAGGATATTTGCAAGATGTTGCACAATCTATTAGTTATATTTCTAGAGCAAGTTTTAAACATGTAAATAACAACCATAAAAATCTTAAAAAAGGACAGTTAAAGGATTTAAAAGAAATTGACAATCAATTAACAGACTTATTAGATAAAGTAAGTGATGTTTTTGAAAACAGAACTTTTGATCGTTTAGATGGTATTTTAATTGAAAAACAAGAATTATTAAACGATGTTTCTGAATCCATTGAAAAACAAGTAGCTAGAATTAGAACAGATGAAACAAGTCCTAAAAATACTACATTGTATTTTAGTATTTTATTAGAAACTAAAGATTTGGTTGGTGCATTATTAAACTTATTGCAAACCTATCAAGAGTTTCATTTATCTACAAAAGAGATAGAAGAGCTTTAA
- the odhB gene encoding 2-oxoglutarate dehydrogenase complex dihydrolipoyllysine-residue succinyltransferase, whose protein sequence is MILEMKVPSPGESITEVEIATWLVEDGDYVEKDQPIAEVDSDKATLELPAEESGIITLKAEEGDAVAVGEVVCLIDTSAEKPVGSEQSSVSSEAPKVEKKAEVKEVPKATTYATGTASPAAKKVLAEKGIDAASVSGTGKAGRITKDDAVNAVPSMGTQPSNGSRGTERKKMSMLRRKVAERLVAVKSETAMLTTFNEVNMQPIFDLRSQYKEDFKAKHGVGLGFMSFFTLAIVRALKMYPDVNSMIDGDFQIKHDFQDISIAVSGPKGLMVPVIRNAENLSFRGVESEVKRLALRARDGQITIDEMTGGTFTVTNGGIFGSMLSTPIINPPQSGILGMHNIVNRPMAVNGQVVIQPIMYVALSYDHRIIDGRESVGFLVAVKEALENPVELLMDNDIKKALEM, encoded by the coding sequence ATGATTTTAGAAATGAAAGTTCCTTCTCCGGGAGAATCAATTACAGAAGTAGAAATAGCAACTTGGTTAGTTGAAGATGGTGATTATGTTGAAAAAGACCAACCAATTGCAGAAGTAGATTCTGACAAAGCAACTTTAGAATTGCCTGCGGAAGAAAGCGGAATTATTACGTTAAAAGCAGAAGAAGGCGATGCCGTTGCTGTTGGCGAAGTGGTTTGCTTAATCGATACAAGTGCAGAGAAACCAGTTGGCAGTGAGCAATCTTCAGTAAGCAGCGAAGCGCCAAAAGTAGAAAAGAAAGCTGAAGTAAAAGAAGTACCAAAAGCAACAACGTATGCAACCGGAACAGCTTCTCCTGCGGCTAAAAAAGTATTGGCCGAAAAAGGAATCGATGCAGCTTCTGTAAGCGGAACTGGAAAAGCGGGTAGAATTACCAAAGATGATGCTGTAAATGCAGTACCCTCAATGGGAACTCAACCTTCAAACGGCTCTAGAGGAACAGAACGTAAAAAAATGTCTATGTTACGTAGAAAAGTTGCTGAACGTTTGGTTGCTGTAAAAAGTGAAACTGCAATGTTAACTACGTTTAACGAAGTAAACATGCAACCAATTTTTGATTTACGTTCTCAGTACAAAGAAGATTTTAAAGCAAAACACGGCGTTGGCTTAGGTTTTATGTCTTTCTTTACCTTAGCGATTGTAAGAGCGTTAAAAATGTATCCTGATGTCAATTCTATGATTGATGGAGATTTTCAAATCAAACACGATTTTCAAGATATTTCTATTGCTGTTTCTGGACCAAAAGGATTGATGGTTCCTGTGATTAGAAATGCAGAAAACTTATCTTTTAGAGGTGTAGAATCTGAAGTAAAACGCTTGGCTTTAAGAGCTAGAGACGGACAAATAACGATTGATGAAATGACAGGCGGAACGTTTACCGTTACAAATGGTGGAATTTTTGGTTCTATGTTATCTACACCAATTATCAATCCTCCACAAAGTGGAATTTTAGGAATGCACAACATTGTAAACAGACCAATGGCTGTTAATGGACAAGTGGTGATTCAGCCAATAATGTATGTGGCGTTGTCTTACGATCACAGAATTATTGACGGACGTGAATCTGTTGGATTTTTAGTCGCTGTAAAAGAAGCATTAGAAAACCCGGTAGAATTATTGATGGATAATGATATTAAGAAAGCACTGGAAATGTAA
- a CDS encoding 2-oxoglutarate dehydrogenase E1 component, translating into MDKFSFLNAAHTGFIGDLYEQYLKNPDVVEPSWRSFFQGYDLANEKYSFTDKVEISSEIPEEVRKEFLVIDLINGYRTRGHLFTKTNPVRERRKYTPTLALENFGLSQNDLNTVFNASDVLGIGPRTLTEIIEHLENVYCNSIGVEFMYLRNPEELKWWQDRLNKNSNLPTYSVDSKKYILQKVNQAVGFETFLQTKYVGQKRFSLEGGEALIPGLSVLLRSAAENYGVKECVLGMAHRGRLNTLVNIFKKPVRELFNEFEGKDFEDEDLDGDVKYHLGLTLSKTYKNGQSIKMNLVPNPSHLETVGAVAEGITRAKIDKKYKGDNSKILPIIIHGDAAIAGQGIVYEVTQMAQLNGYKTGGTVHVVVNNQVGFTTNYLDARSSTYCTDVAKVTLSPVLHVNADDVEAVCHAMEIAIEYRMKFNKDVFIDLLGYRKYGHNEGDEPRFTQPKLYKAIAKHKNLKDLYANQLLTEGTITNEYLTQITDEFKSMLEVEFDKAKQDTTSKVREFMKTTWKGFLRHGKEAMLASVDTTYATEKLKNIAKIVSTVPENVKFVRKAERILKGREKMVFESNELDWGMAETLAYGSLLEEGFNVRISGQDVERGTFSHRHAILRDEVTEERINLLNTNPENKGNMTIYNSHLSEYGVLGFDYGYSMAFPNCLTIWEAQFGDFSNGAQIIFDQYISASEDKWKLQNGIVILLPHGYEGQGSEHSSARIERYLQLCAIDNMTVANCTTPANMYHILRRQMKRNYRKPLIVFTPKSLLRHPKAMNPLEDFANGTFQEVIDDHLVDKSKIKKVVFCMGKFYYDLLAEREKLERNDIALVRIEQLFPLHEEQLGNVIATYPTAERFVWAQEEPKNMGAWSYMLERFPKLQLEVASREYHAVPAAGSSARFKKRQQKVLDKVFD; encoded by the coding sequence ATGGACAAGTTTTCGTTCTTAAATGCGGCACATACAGGTTTTATTGGAGATTTATATGAACAGTATTTAAAAAATCCAGATGTAGTTGAACCGAGTTGGAGAAGTTTTTTTCAAGGTTATGATTTAGCAAATGAGAAGTACTCTTTTACAGATAAAGTAGAGATTTCTTCAGAAATCCCTGAAGAAGTTCGAAAAGAGTTTTTAGTCATCGATTTAATAAATGGGTATAGAACGCGTGGGCACTTGTTTACAAAAACAAATCCGGTTAGAGAAAGAAGAAAATACACTCCTACTTTAGCGCTTGAAAATTTTGGTTTATCACAAAACGACTTAAACACTGTTTTTAATGCAAGTGATGTTTTAGGTATTGGTCCTAGAACTCTAACTGAAATTATTGAACACTTAGAAAATGTGTACTGCAATTCTATTGGTGTTGAATTTATGTATTTAAGAAACCCCGAAGAGTTAAAATGGTGGCAAGACCGATTAAACAAAAACAGTAATTTACCAACGTATTCTGTCGATTCTAAAAAATACATTTTACAAAAAGTAAATCAAGCTGTTGGTTTCGAAACCTTTTTACAAACCAAATATGTAGGGCAAAAACGTTTTTCTTTAGAAGGAGGAGAAGCTTTGATTCCAGGATTAAGTGTACTACTTAGATCTGCAGCAGAAAACTACGGTGTTAAAGAATGTGTTCTTGGAATGGCACATCGTGGCCGTTTAAACACCTTGGTAAATATTTTTAAAAAACCAGTTAGAGAATTATTTAACGAGTTTGAAGGAAAAGATTTTGAAGATGAGGATTTAGATGGCGATGTCAAGTATCATTTAGGATTAACCCTAAGTAAAACATATAAAAACGGACAAAGTATTAAAATGAACTTAGTACCAAATCCATCGCATTTAGAGACTGTTGGTGCTGTTGCTGAAGGAATTACCCGCGCTAAAATTGATAAAAAATATAAAGGAGATAATTCTAAAATATTACCAATCATTATTCACGGTGATGCTGCGATTGCTGGACAAGGAATTGTATACGAAGTAACACAAATGGCACAGTTAAACGGTTATAAAACTGGCGGAACTGTTCATGTGGTAGTCAACAATCAAGTTGGTTTTACAACAAATTATTTAGATGCAAGATCAAGCACCTATTGTACCGATGTTGCAAAAGTAACATTATCTCCAGTTTTACATGTAAATGCAGATGATGTAGAAGCAGTTTGTCATGCAATGGAAATTGCTATTGAATATAGAATGAAATTCAATAAGGATGTTTTTATTGACCTTTTAGGATATAGAAAATACGGTCATAACGAAGGTGACGAACCTCGTTTTACACAACCAAAATTATACAAAGCAATTGCAAAACATAAAAATTTAAAAGATCTTTATGCAAATCAATTGTTAACAGAAGGAACTATCACAAATGAATATTTAACTCAAATTACAGACGAGTTTAAATCAATGTTAGAAGTTGAGTTTGACAAAGCAAAACAAGACACAACCTCTAAAGTAAGAGAGTTTATGAAAACTACGTGGAAAGGTTTTCTACGTCATGGAAAAGAAGCAATGTTAGCCTCTGTTGATACTACTTATGCTACAGAAAAATTAAAAAACATTGCTAAAATTGTTTCTACAGTTCCAGAAAACGTAAAATTTGTTAGAAAAGCTGAACGTATTTTAAAAGGAAGAGAGAAAATGGTTTTCGAATCTAATGAATTAGATTGGGGAATGGCAGAAACGCTAGCCTATGGCTCTTTGCTAGAAGAAGGATTTAACGTCCGTATTTCTGGTCAAGATGTAGAACGTGGAACTTTTTCGCACAGACACGCCATTTTACGTGATGAAGTTACTGAAGAAAGAATCAATCTACTAAATACCAATCCTGAAAATAAAGGAAATATGACCATTTACAATTCTCACTTATCAGAATACGGTGTGTTGGGATTTGATTATGGTTACTCAATGGCATTTCCAAATTGTTTAACAATTTGGGAAGCACAGTTTGGAGATTTCTCTAACGGAGCACAAATTATTTTTGATCAATATATTTCTGCTTCTGAAGACAAATGGAAATTACAAAACGGAATCGTTATTTTATTACCTCACGGATATGAGGGGCAAGGTTCTGAACATTCATCTGCAAGAATAGAACGTTATTTACAATTATGCGCAATTGATAATATGACTGTTGCAAATTGCACAACGCCTGCAAATATGTATCATATTTTACGCAGACAAATGAAACGGAATTACAGAAAACCATTAATTGTTTTTACACCAAAAAGTTTATTGCGTCACCCAAAAGCCATGAATCCTCTTGAGGATTTTGCAAACGGAACTTTTCAAGAAGTTATTGACGATCATTTGGTTGATAAATCAAAAATAAAAAAAGTAGTATTTTGTATGGGTAAATTTTATTATGATTTACTTGCAGAAAGAGAAAAATTAGAAAGAAACGACATTGCACTGGTAAGAATAGAACAATTATTTCCGTTGCATGAAGAACAATTAGGAAATGTAATCGCAACTTATCCAACCGCAGAACGTTTTGTTTGGGCGCAAGAAGAACCAAAGAATATGGGCGCTTGGAGTTATATGCTAGAGCGTTTTCCGAAGTTACAATTAGAAGTTGCTTCTAGAGAATACCATGCAGTTCCTGCCGCTGGTTCTAGCGCACGTTTTAAAAAGAGACAGCAAAAAGTTTTAGACAAAGTTTTTGATTAA
- a CDS encoding YoaK family protein, producing the protein MFRHQGKNRTLKQNLQIAVVLSFVAGIVNVTGFLAFSQLTTNVTGHFALFIYDVADFNFWKGTIYFLYIFSFLFGSFSSSFLIEKFRKNKRFNIFLLPTIIESLILISIGILSNITQVKYPNLIICFLLFAMGIQNSFVTKISNAVVRTTHLTGLFTDLGIDLSQLFFPKLHPNREKLKANIKLRIYIISFFFAGGLFGGFLYSKLDFKLNTLIFGAFILLISLFYDDLRYKLIKTKRKYIQKKTVHNNT; encoded by the coding sequence ATGTTTAGACATCAAGGCAAAAACAGAACTTTAAAACAAAATTTGCAAATTGCTGTTGTGCTGTCTTTTGTGGCTGGAATTGTAAATGTCACAGGGTTTTTAGCTTTTAGTCAATTAACTACAAATGTAACAGGTCATTTCGCTTTATTTATATATGATGTTGCCGATTTTAATTTTTGGAAAGGAACTATCTATTTCCTTTATATTTTTTCATTTCTTTTTGGTTCATTTTCATCTAGTTTTCTAATTGAAAAATTTAGAAAAAACAAACGATTTAATATTTTTCTTTTACCAACAATAATTGAAAGTCTAATTTTAATTTCAATTGGTATCTTAAGCAATATCACCCAGGTAAAATATCCAAATTTAATCATCTGCTTCCTGCTTTTTGCAATGGGAATTCAAAACTCTTTTGTTACCAAAATTTCAAATGCTGTTGTAAGAACAACACATTTAACTGGACTATTTACTGATTTAGGGATTGATCTTTCTCAATTGTTTTTTCCGAAATTGCATCCAAATAGAGAGAAACTTAAAGCAAACATCAAGCTACGGATTTATATTATTTCTTTCTTTTTTGCCGGTGGATTATTTGGTGGTTTTTTATATTCTAAACTAGATTTTAAATTAAACACCTTAATTTTTGGTGCTTTTATTTTACTAATCAGTTTATTTTATGATGATCTTAGATACAAACTAATAAAGACCAAAAGAAAATATATCCAGAAAAAAACGGTACACAATAACACCTAA